Proteins from one Coturnix japonica isolate 7356 chromosome 5, Coturnix japonica 2.1, whole genome shotgun sequence genomic window:
- the LOC107314633 gene encoding calcitonin gene-related peptide isoform X4, whose amino-acid sequence MEWREGIMVMLKISSFLAVYALVVCQMDSFQAAPVRPGLESITDRVTLSDYEARRLLNALVKEFIQMTAEELEQASEGNSSVTAQKRACNTATCVTHRLADFLSRSGGVGKNNFVPTNVGSKAFGRRRRSVQI is encoded by the exons AGAGGGAATCATGGTTATGCTGAAGATTTCATCTTTCCTTGCTGTTTATGCCTTGGTTGTGTGCCAGATGGACAGCTTCCAGGCAGCCCCAGTCAG ACCTGGCTTGGAGTCCATAACGGATCGAGTGACGCTCAGTGATTACGAAGCTCGGAGATTATTAAATGCACTGGTGAAAGAGTTCatacagatgacagcagaagagctggagcAAGCCTCCGAGGGGAACAG CAGtgtaacagcacagaaaagggCATGCAACACTGCTACCTGTGTGACCCATCGTCTGGCAGACTTCCTGAGCAGGTCAGGAGGAGTGGGCAAGAACAACTTTGTCCCAACCAACGTGGGCTCTAAGGCTTTTGGCAGGCGAAGAAGAAGTGTTCAGATATGA
- the LOC107314633 gene encoding calcitonin gene-related peptide isoform X5: MEWREGIMVMLKISSFLAVYALVVCQMDSFQAAPVRPGLESITDRVTLSDYEARRLLNALVKEFIQMTAEELEQASEGNSVTAQKRACNTATCVTHRLADFLSRSGGVGKNNFVPTNVGSKAFGRRRRSVQI, encoded by the exons AGAGGGAATCATGGTTATGCTGAAGATTTCATCTTTCCTTGCTGTTTATGCCTTGGTTGTGTGCCAGATGGACAGCTTCCAGGCAGCCCCAGTCAG ACCTGGCTTGGAGTCCATAACGGATCGAGTGACGCTCAGTGATTACGAAGCTCGGAGATTATTAAATGCACTGGTGAAAGAGTTCatacagatgacagcagaagagctggagcAAGCCTCCGAGGGGAACAG tgtaacagcacagaaaagggCATGCAACACTGCTACCTGTGTGACCCATCGTCTGGCAGACTTCCTGAGCAGGTCAGGAGGAGTGGGCAAGAACAACTTTGTCCCAACCAACGTGGGCTCTAAGGCTTTTGGCAGGCGAAGAAGAAGTGTTCAGATATGA
- the LOC107314633 gene encoding calcitonin isoform X2: MEWREGIMVMLKISSFLAVYALVVCQMDSFQAAPVRPGLESITDRVTLSDYEARRLLNALVKEFIQMTAEELEQASEGNSLDRPISKRCASLSTCVLGKLSQELHKLQTYPRTDVGAGTPGKKRNVLNDLEHERYANYGETLGNN, encoded by the exons AGAGGGAATCATGGTTATGCTGAAGATTTCATCTTTCCTTGCTGTTTATGCCTTGGTTGTGTGCCAGATGGACAGCTTCCAGGCAGCCCCAGTCAG ACCTGGCTTGGAGTCCATAACGGATCGAGTGACGCTCAGTGATTACGAAGCTCGGAGATTATTAAATGCACTGGTGAAAGAGTTCatacagatgacagcagaagagctggagcAAGCCTCCGAGGGGAACAG ccTGGATAGACCTATTTCCAAACGCTGTGCCAGTCTGAGTACTTGTGTGCTGGGCAAACTGTCTCAAGAATTGCACAAATTGCAAACTTACCCTCGTACTGACGTCGGGGCTGGAACTCctggcaagaaaagaaatgtgctgAATGACCTGGAACATGAACGCTATGCAAACTATGGGGAAACCCTAGGAAACAACTAG
- the LOC107314633 gene encoding calcitonin isoform X3 has protein sequence MVMLKISSFLAVYALVVCQMDSFQAAPVRPGLESITDRVTLSDYEARRLLNALVKEFIQMTAEELEQASEGNSLDRPISKRCASLSTCVLGKLSQELHKLQTYPRTDVGAGTPGKKRNVLNDLEHERYANYGETLGNN, from the exons ATGGTTATGCTGAAGATTTCATCTTTCCTTGCTGTTTATGCCTTGGTTGTGTGCCAGATGGACAGCTTCCAGGCAGCCCCAGTCAG ACCTGGCTTGGAGTCCATAACGGATCGAGTGACGCTCAGTGATTACGAAGCTCGGAGATTATTAAATGCACTGGTGAAAGAGTTCatacagatgacagcagaagagctggagcAAGCCTCCGAGGGGAACAG ccTGGATAGACCTATTTCCAAACGCTGTGCCAGTCTGAGTACTTGTGTGCTGGGCAAACTGTCTCAAGAATTGCACAAATTGCAAACTTACCCTCGTACTGACGTCGGGGCTGGAACTCctggcaagaaaagaaatgtgctgAATGACCTGGAACATGAACGCTATGCAAACTATGGGGAAACCCTAGGAAACAACTAG
- the LOC107314633 gene encoding calcitonin isoform X1, whose amino-acid sequence MLCMCVTYIFTPMKDAADDLQQGRTLSSLLYVALCIHPDFLPLSRPGLESITDRVTLSDYEARRLLNALVKEFIQMTAEELEQASEGNSLDRPISKRCASLSTCVLGKLSQELHKLQTYPRTDVGAGTPGKKRNVLNDLEHERYANYGETLGNN is encoded by the exons ATGCTATGCATGTGCGTGACTTACATTTTCACACCCATGAAAGATGCTGCCGATGACTTACAGCAGGGCAGGACACTCTCCTCTCTCCTTTACGTGGCTCTCTGTATTCATCCTGATTTCTTGCCTCTGAGTAGACCTGGCTTGGAGTCCATAACGGATCGAGTGACGCTCAGTGATTACGAAGCTCGGAGATTATTAAATGCACTGGTGAAAGAGTTCatacagatgacagcagaagagctggagcAAGCCTCCGAGGGGAACAG ccTGGATAGACCTATTTCCAAACGCTGTGCCAGTCTGAGTACTTGTGTGCTGGGCAAACTGTCTCAAGAATTGCACAAATTGCAAACTTACCCTCGTACTGACGTCGGGGCTGGAACTCctggcaagaaaagaaatgtgctgAATGACCTGGAACATGAACGCTATGCAAACTATGGGGAAACCCTAGGAAACAACTAG